CTTTTGAGAGCAATTGATAATATTATTAGTAATTGTATAAGATATGCAAAAAGCACTGTTACTATTGAATTTAATCTTATATGTGATGATAAAGTTCAACTTATATTATATGATGACGGACCAGGTTTTATGGATATAGACCTTCCTAATATATTCGATAGATTTTATAAAGGAGAAAAGGGACATTTTGGACTAGGATTATCTATTAGTAAAAATATTATTGAAAAATTGAATGGAAGTATCAAAGCAGAAAATTCACTTACTGGTGCAAAGTTTATAATAGAGCTACCCAATCTACATAAAAATTAAACTTTTATAACAATTTTATGAAAAACCATAAATTTTTTGTTAAAAATATTAAGAGAGAGTTCACTCCTACTTTTCCATGCTACAACCTTAGATTGGCAAGTTAAAATAGAATGAGCTCTCTTCAACTGTATCAAAGCTTTATGAATTTAATATTTCTTTAAACTGAAAAAGTATTCCTTTTACTTTTTCTTCATCTAATGGTTTGTAAGTTTCAATATATCTTGAAACATCAAGAGCTTCATAAGCCCTTTTACTCATAGCTACCCAATTTTCAGGTATATATACCCATATTATATCTTCATATTTACAGCTTAATAAAAAATGTTCTAATCCATAAAACGCATATTCTTCAATTTCATGTATTTTATTGAAATCAATATAATCTTTAACGACCTCTGATGTTAATTGATCTTTATGAGAATTTACATAAAAAAAATCAAAAATTTCTCTTGAAGCATTTAGTGCACTATCTCTAATTATTTTTATTTTTTCATTTTCTTCGAAGTTTTGATAATACAATTCAATTAACTCTTCATTATCCTCATATACAATAACTTTTTCTACCTTTGTTTTTCTTGCAATTTCTTGAACCACATATCCAATACCAAGACCAACTATTCCAACTTTTCCATAAGAAAAAGATATTGCATTATACGAACTTTCTATTTCTCTAGGGGATAATTTCATTAAACAAGTATTATTTCTATATAATTGTATTATGTCTATATCATAATCATCGCTATTTTCATACATATATCCTTGCAAATCTTGCTTATTCATAGTGTTTTTAACTATTTTATAGTCACCACAAGTTCCTGGATTAACTAGATTATTATATTTTTTCATCTCTTGGAACACAAAATTTTTATTATATGGTTTCATAGTTAATTCCCCTTCTTGAAATGTTTAACGTAACTTTATTCATTATAACATATATTTCCATTTTTGTATAATAACACATTAAGATTTACTTTGGATTATATATTACTAAACCATAACATAATATCACATTTTTAACCAAAACTTAAATAGAAATATAAACTTTTTATTTTTATATATGTATGTTATACTTACGTTAATGATTTAATATCATTTTAATATTATATAAAGTAGGTGTTTGAATGAAAAATGTTACTATAAGCCAAGAAGCTTATGATGAATTTAAAGCTTTTTTGGACGAAAATAAAATAACTGATTTTAATATTAGAATTAATTTTGCTGGCTTTGCATGTAGTGGCCCAGTTTTTAACATATCTGTTTCAAAAGCAAGCGATGATGATGAGATTGAAAAAATTAATGATATCTCATTCATCTACGAAAAAAGCTTAATAGAACAGTTTGGAGGCTTCATAATCCTTTCTTCTGATGAAAATGAAGGCCGTGGATTAAGTCTGAAACCTGTTATTGAGCCTGAAGGTGGATGTGGTGGTTCTTGTAGTGGTTGCCACTAAAACTAAAATAAATATACTAAATTCTAAGAATGGTGTATGCATATATACATCATTCTTATTTTCTTACTTAGCTATATCAGCTGATTCTACTTTCCACTGCAAATTTATATAATCATCACTAATTTTATATACTCCATCCAGCATATCTATCCAATAATATTCATTAATCACCTTTTTTTCCTTTTCTTCTCCAGTAATGTTATTTAAAGTTTTATTATTAAATTCATTGAAATAATTACTAATTTTTGATGAAATGTCATACATAAATTTAAAAGATATTAAATCATCATCTTTTAATACTAACTTATTTGCTTGATTTTTCATTTCCTTGTTTAAAAGAGATAATGCATATTCCTTAATTTTTCCATGTATTTCATTTTCCATCACTTTATCAGTTTTTATATTTTTAGTAAAAAAAGGAATTGCATTTTGAGAGTAAGATCCATATTGCTGCCATAATTCCATTATATCACTTGACATTGCATCATAATTTTTATAAAGCTTTAATAAATCTTCATTTTTTATGCTGCTTTGTTCAATACTTTTAGCTAAAATATCCAGATTTATTTCATTTTTTTGCTTAAAATCTTCTATTTCAATATAAGATTGCTGTCCTATTTTATACTTATAGTTATTTAATTTAACCATTGAATATATATTAACTATTACACTTATTATAAGAAATATAGATAGTAACATTATATAATCCATACTTTTAAGTTTTCTAGCCAAGAACATCCCTCCTATATTAATATTTATTTTAACATATAAGCTGGCCTTTGCATATCATTACTATGCATTTATCTCGCCCAATCATGTATAACTTCGTTAACCATCTTTAATCCAATGTTTCCTTCGACGACTTCTTTTTCTCCAGCATTTATTCTTTTTATCTCTCCATATGAATTTTCCAAAGATAATTCTTCGCTTCCAGATAGAACCCATATTATCTTTTTACTCACGGGCTTTACTCCTAATTTTTTTTCACCAACTCCATCTGTAAAGTAAATTAATACAGATTCTCTTAGATTATTATCTCTAATATACTCAAATACTGGTGTAAATTCTGTTGAACCATTATCTTTAGCTCTCTTGTGTATGTCTCTTTCACTTTTTATCTCATATATATTTCTAATTTCATTATCACACTCAATAATTGTAATTTTATTATTAGTGCTTGCAGTTATTGTTAGTATTTCTATTAATATTTTATGCATATCCTCTTCATTCATACTTGCACTTATATCTATAGCTACAATTAGTTCAGCCTCAGTCTTAGGTAGTCGACCTCTTAAATCTAATCTCTCTGGCTGTCTTCTATCTCTTCTTGTTATTGTCTTCTTATAGCCAGATTTTACAGTTGGCAAGATGTTTTTAAGAACAGTTTGCCATGGTATTTCGGCTTTTTCTTTGTATGCTAAAATTATTTTTCCGATTCCTTCAGGAGCTCCTTCTGTATAAGCACTTATGGCTGTCTTTTTAGTTAAATTTCTGATGTCTTCTTCGCTTACTTGAATTTCTTCCCATAAATCATGCGCCTTAGACATATCTAGTTCATACTTACTTTCTTCATCATTTTTTATATTAGTTTTTTTAATTCTTGATTTAATTGCCTTATAAAGTTCTTCTGCATATTCTTCAGCACTTCGGTTTTCTTGTAAAAATAAATTATGTTCCAAGCTGATTGCTTCAAGTTTATTACTATAACTAGGCATATCTTTAATGAATTGATTAATTGAAATATCTAATGCAATATTAATTATTTCTTTGTTAAATCTATTTTTTAATTTTTTTTCTCTCTCAAAATGAGAATTCATTATATGATAAATCTCATGCTTAAATAATGCAGCCATTTCATTTTTACTGCAATTTAGAAACAAAATAGGATTAAAGTACATATAAAAATTATCACGCTCAGGAATAGTAGCTATAGGCACTGTTATTTTTATGTTTATATTTCGTCTTATTCTAAGCATAAATTGTCCAAAAAAAGCATCTTGACTTTGCAATAAATATAGTACAACTTCTTCAACTAATTCAAAAAATCTTCTCCTATAATTATCACTAGCTAATCCTTCTCTATCTAACGAATATGCTTCTTTTAAAAGTTGTTCCCTTTTTTCTTCAAACACCATTCTACTATCCCTCCTATCCTCATTTTTTTATTCTTTAATACTAAACTTCTATATATCAATATTTCAATTAAATATATTAAAAAATGAATCCAAAAATTCTTCTGTCTCCAATAATTGTTTATATACAGTCTTAGAATAATCCCTTTTAATTTCTTTCATTATTCCTAATCTTAGATCTCTAGGATATAAATTAAGAAATTCTGAAAATAACTTTAAATTTTTTTCTATATTGTGAACTTCTAAATATTTCAATGAATTTTTTACTACTATATATAATCTTGAATGACTTTCTTTTTCTATTCTGTCTTTTAATTCAAAGTTTAAAACTTCATTATTAAATATATCTTCTACACTTATCAATGGTTTTTTTAAATTAGTTAGAAAACTACTAAAATCATTTCCAATATCTATTCCTATATTTCCCTTTACAACATTAAAAAATGTATCAAAAGAATATTTCTCCTTATTTCTTAAATAAATATTATAAGCCTTAGATACTCTCTCCCAGCTTCTTGGGGTAGCTTTTATTGTTTCTTCAGAATCTGGAGTATGTAAGTATTCTGGAAAAGTAGATAAAAATTCTATAATATGTTCA
The window above is part of the Clostridium saccharoperbutylacetonicum N1-4(HMT) genome. Proteins encoded here:
- a CDS encoding HesB-like protein — protein: MKNVTISQEAYDEFKAFLDENKITDFNIRINFAGFACSGPVFNISVSKASDDDEIEKINDISFIYEKSLIEQFGGFIILSSDENEGRGLSLKPVIEPEGGCGGSCSGCH
- a CDS encoding VWA-like domain-containing protein encodes the protein MVFEEKREQLLKEAYSLDREGLASDNYRRRFFELVEEVVLYLLQSQDAFFGQFMLRIRRNINIKITVPIATIPERDNFYMYFNPILFLNCSKNEMAALFKHEIYHIMNSHFEREKKLKNRFNKEIINIALDISINQFIKDMPSYSNKLEAISLEHNLFLQENRSAEEYAEELYKAIKSRIKKTNIKNDEESKYELDMSKAHDLWEEIQVSEEDIRNLTKKTAISAYTEGAPEGIGKIILAYKEKAEIPWQTVLKNILPTVKSGYKKTITRRDRRQPERLDLRGRLPKTEAELIVAIDISASMNEEDMHKILIEILTITASTNNKITIIECDNEIRNIYEIKSERDIHKRAKDNGSTEFTPVFEYIRDNNLRESVLIYFTDGVGEKKLGVKPVSKKIIWVLSGSEELSLENSYGEIKRINAGEKEVVEGNIGLKMVNEVIHDWAR